TAAAACTCGATATATTTTGCTATATTCGATATTTGTGAAAAGATTCACAGTACAAAGATGTCTCTGGTCAATATTGTGCAgatgattgagaaaaaaaagcaaattgGAACACCTCAATCATACTGGGGAAGTAAAGACAATCGTCAGAACGAGGTTGAGAAGTCGCTCGTATTTAACAACTGTCTCACTAAAGCTGCATTAGAAGTTTCACACGAGAAagtaaaacatttgaaaactGACCCAGAGGATAAAAATGATTCTGTTGTTCGAAAGCATGATGACATTTCATCGAAAGATCTTCAAGAGGATATGGACATTAATTCAAATAAAGATGAATCCGATGACGAAACTGATGACACAGATTACTTTGATAGTGAGGATGAATATTGGAGCAACCTTGGAAACAAAAATATAGATGATAACCCAACTATATGTCCATACTGTATTTCGTATCACCTCCCTCGAAGTGTCAATGAGACTAAAGGAtgtaagtctttttttttttaaataaaaacagtaTTTGATGTAAACggtttgtaatttattttcactttgtGGTTTTAATTTGAGTTACACAGAAATTCGTTTTGAAATGTTTGGTGCATGATAgagttgtgtttttaaaaattatatacatgtgaaTCTTTTGTGGTGCATAGGTTACTATGAAGAGGTATACGATCTGTCTCCATGGTGTACACCAGCAATATTAAAGTTTGCAAAAGACAACGATTTCGAAATCAAGGACGTTTATGGCGATGGAAACTGTCTATTTCGTGCTGTAGCAGATCAATTTATGATCAACGGGTGTCCTGGGCATACCGAAGTGTCATTACGTGAAACTGCTATTGAGTAAGCATCAAACTgcgtttattattattagttaACATTACCTTTTAACACTTCTATTTAATAAGtgaacaatttttattattatacatcTGGCGATGCTTCGCATCAACAATTATAACATAGTTTTAACATGATCTCATTGAAATGCAACAAAACTACGATActtaacactgtgccggataattatgccagtgccaaggtggcatgtTTGCACTTGCTTAAGATGCAGTTCGAAAATATCCATGTATActaaatgatagaccattgtctagagagtatataaccacttttgtttttagcatgtttcacctgacaggtgagatatttaccttaaaaaattaatatcccattggaaaatgataatttccATATGAGAATTGATTATCCTACAGTAAATATTGACAAttctataggattttttaaaagtcctatgggaattatatttcctatagaagaatggtatttcctgtaggaatttgattcagacatgtagttttcttataggatattaagttttcctatcgtattttatcaaatcctatcggaattgaaattcccgTAGGAAGggcttgtattccgataggaaatttcaaattacctataagaatattgtttttcctatggcgaaaattattttcctataggaatttatttttaaaaaggtaaatatctcacctgacaccATTCTAAGGAATGATATCAAAGGTGGatgttaactctttaagcaatggtctatcatattgcatatttgaatttttcgatatatgcagcttaagcgggtgcaaaaataccaccttggcactggcataattatccggcacagtgttacttttaatttataatttctaGTGATTTCTGTTTGCAAACATCTAGATTTTTATTCTAAGATGTTTTAGTCAAgtttacatgtttacatgtacatatggcTTTGGCGAAAATAATTCTCTTGCATACTAGGGGGCTAGGAAACGACATATACTGGagattccttatattacgcgagtacttaattccacaaTTCAGCCGTTTTCCATCGAattgcgagaacataaaatcgcgaatgccgaattTTTATCAAAGTAACATATAGTTTACCATGTCCAAAAAATAAGGGCgaggttttaaaatttgtgaGATGCGATGAAAACTATGACAGTGATGCCACACAATGAAATTTTGCGCGGATATTAAGTCCTCGCGTTTAAAAAGGAATCTAAAATAGTGATAAGAACAATTATCATTCACGTAGAGTTCTCGTTCTACAAACGTTAGATTATAATTGCAGATATCTGCACGTGAAATAAGAAACATATCTTACATTGATGTACTTTTTACATTACGTAACAAAACTATAACATTGTACACTTATTTTATATGTTCTAATCTGTGTTGGATTTTTAAGGATAATTCAGTGGTGTCAGTTTTTATAATAAGttatataatcattataatacAATACCAACATTGATTTTCTTTGCGATGATTAATTTGAGcgcatattttaatatttttgaagaaatgaaaccatttattttacattattttagaCACCTAGAGAACAGTCCGTCAAAATATGGAGTTCACGTTTCGTCCTTTTTATCAGGAGAAACATGGGAAGATTATCTCAAAAGAATGAAAAAGCCAGGAGAATGGGGCGATCATATTATTCTTCAAGCTTTGGCTGACGTATTTTTACTGCACATTTCTGTCTATAGTTTTATAAAGGAAGACATTAGACGAACCGATATTACCACTGAACAAATCCTTCCTGTGACGTCAAGATTCTGTATTGCACTAGGGCATGTAAGGGAGAGACATTATTGTAGTCTTCGTCCAACTCAATGGCTAGCAGAGTTACCATACAGTaatttgtttgggttttttttttttttttggtttttgataTCTTAATTTCAATGAAGCAAACTATTTTGCTTTGATTTGATGAACAATGATCCGATTAATTTTCtcttcaagataagaagttaaATGATCAAAGAACTAGTGTACTTATGGGCCCcgttaaaaaagtgaaaatttggCATCATATTTTATCTCACATTATCTACTGATATTTAAAGCATGAGAAGTTTTAGCGCTGAATTTAGTGTATATAAAACGCACGAAGCTTTACAACATAGTAGAGGTCAGCTGACATTCGCAATGTAATATTGTTAATCTAGGAAgaacattcatttaaaaaaatgtttaccatCAGCTTAAACGTGTACAAACCTGTGGAAAGATAAAAAACAATACATTTAGAAAACCCCTGTGCAAATACGAAGTCTGAACAACATTAGGTTGGTACTTAAAAACGGAAAACTGTATGAAACTTTCAAAATTCTTCCTATAGCAACTGAGGGCTATTACCTGCGTGACCTATGTTGAACCAACGTATGGAATCAATTATTTCAAATAGTCACAGGGGTTCTATCCAGGTAGACgtttgtcaaatgtgctcactgtaaaGACTGACACGTTTTAAATCGCTTTCCATAGACTTTGTATGGTAAGGAATGTTTTTTGATCAATATGCTAATATGCAAATTCAAaggtttaattcaatttttttccaaacatgAAATAGCGCATAAAGTACATTTAAACAAAGGCACCTACTGACAGAATAAAGTCGATTCGAATGTCTCCTCCCTCTTAATTAAATTAACACAGCTCAAATAGGCTCGGTATGATTTCTACGGATTTAGATAGTCTATAGGCATTAAAAATCctgaattgttaaaaatgtatgcTAATTTTGGTAGTTAAGCGTGCATTTAAATCACAAGTAACCATTAGTGCTTAAATATTACGGAAAAAAgcaaattgttgatattttctacataaaacggcactgaaaaagAGTCCATTCAGTGTAACTTAAGTGCACTCGTTCTTTGTGAATGAATAACTTATTAACACATTTAAATCTAACAGAAAATTGTGATGCTCTTTCAGATAAGTATATATCCTCGACTGAAGAAGCACCTTTACATATTCTAATTCAGTTGACATAGATTGTTTTGTTCTTCAGAATCTCAGATATTTAGAATGTTAGTGACGAATACGGAACAAAACCTTGGAGAAAGAACAAAACATATGGACAGAAAGTTTACAATTATGACGCAAGGCAATTTCCCGGAATCTCATTTGGCCGAGCCTTATCAATTTGTATTGCAGTGTATTTCATTCCAAAAAGATCAAAAAGCAGATTTACTACAATCCAATCTGAAACCAGTTTTTATATCTTATAATGGAATTCACCTACAGCAGGAAGAAACAGAGGGCAGTAAGAGTATTCATAAAGCAATGTATAGCAAATAAAAGACatagatttatatatatttttttcgctTTAGTTAagtatttttagatttttgcTTTAATTATAattcttcttttgttttatagaaTCTCAAAAAACATTGCTTGAGGACCAAAATCATGTTGATTCCATGTCAGGAATACCTTTGCATCATTTGACATTCATCATGACACATGTGTTTCCGTATAAAATGGctttcaaagaatttttaatcAGTTCGCCATTTTTCTGTTCTGAAAACGTTATGTATCATTATCTAGGATCGGTCGCAGATGAAAGCTTTATAACTCTTCGCGATATAACCCGTACGCGAAAAATGTGGGCGCCTAAAAAACCCAAAATTGGTAGagtagttgttttaaaaaaggacaAAGTTCCGATTTTTCTCAATGATGATCTTACACAGGAACATATCCCCGGACGCTTATATGTAGACTGTTCTAATACCCAACCTGGGTATTGTAGACTTAGACTTTCATCACCAGATTCAAGTAGTGCAATGGATAACACCGAACAGGTTGGTTCTAATATGTTTCAAAAAGCATTTACAGTCCCTGAAGGGTTAGCATCTAAAATCAAACTTCCTAATCGTACTACGATTCACTGTATTGGGGTGTGGTGTCTGACGTTTCCATTTGATTGCCGCTGGAAACATAGAAAACCAAAGTGTGATTTTCCGTCTAAATCTCTTGTCCGATCTATTATTAAAACAGGTTGCACTCTTATTCCAAGATCACACCCGAAAAGTTCGTCTCCGGAAATCGAATGGCAATTGGACTTTTCTATGGCAGAGCATCACATTTTCAAAAGCATGACAGTGTCACAGATTCACGGTTTTTTTGTTCTGAAGGTATTAGTTGACAACATGGTACATCACTtaccatttaaaacaaaacatttgaagtcGGTGTTTTTAATGACATGTGAAACAATCCCCTCAGGTGTCTGGGAAACAAATTTCAGTGGATGTGTAGTGCATGTTTTGAACAACTTAATATCCTGCTTGAAACGTAGATTTCTTCCAAACTATTTCATCCCAGAAAACAATCTTATTGATTGCCATAGAGAAGATGACATCATTACACTATGTAATATCTTTGAATACATCCGTCTTTTTCCTTCCAGTGCTATTCAGGTTGTTTCAGAAAAGTACGGCTATACATATGGATCAAATCTTATAAAACGTGTTTTATCAAACGTTAaagaatttaatgataaaaagaattttcatGATGTATTCAACAACATATTTGGGCCATTAACATTAGCAACTGCAAAGATAATGGCCAAGATGGGATTTTACGATGTGTCGCTTGATATTTTAGAGCAAAGATTTGAACAGAGTCTGTTGATACCAGATACAAAACAAACTAAACATCAATCAGTAAATTCTTTTGACCTTTTTTGGTCGGCTGTAATGGAGATGAAACAAAAGGCATCCCGAGTCCTATTGGCAAAATTATATGACACAAAAATGGGATCAAACTTCTCTGAGATGATATTGAAAAAGACGAAGTTTTGTCTGCAAACGTATTTACCGTGGACAGTGGACAAGAAAATAAGCTGGATTGCTGTTCCATCGGAACATGCTAAAGATTTTGCAGCAATTGCTAACTTTCTGTACCAATACAGTAAAAGAGAATACTGGAGAAGAAATGTAGACCTTGCTGAACTAACCATTACAACATCATTGAAATGCATTCAAGAAACATTAAACATTGAATGTGTATTTGGGGAAAATATCAAACATGTGGATGTCGGTTTAAAAACAGATTTAGATTCTCACAGGCAAACAgtcatgaaaaaattaattccgTATTATGTGCATTTGTTCAGTATTGTAAGActagattttttaattactCCCTTAAACGATCATTTGGATGACATTGAAAAACTTTGCAATGAGTTTCCTGAAATGTCTGGATTTGTCAGTTCAATATTTGCTTTTACAAGGCAATATGAGAAGGAAGTGGAATATGCTAAAAAGATGGCTGATTACTTTTACGGAAAGGGTGAGTTcataacaaatgaatattttagaaaatggTAATTAATTGGATTTAAAAAGGTAAAATCTTTgatgaaattgatattcatacattattaatttctttatctGTTAACGAGGCCCTGCACACACGTGAGTGTTTCAAGAAAATACTTTAGGAGCAATAACATTCCCGTCACGATTCTTgtatttttgagaatttttgagaaatagatattttctttaaaaagtttaattactaattctaaacaatattttttaatccataatttaaagtgttttttaaagttcaattttctaatatcatatttaataattatccttttttacCAAAGCGTAAATATCCTTCAAAAGTATCGTTTAAGTTGTGTGTTTTGTTTGACTTTTGTTACTTCGGggataatgtacatgtaatactccCTTGAATATTTCACGTGCTATGATTTATGCGGAATTATTTTATTGTAGGTTAAGAAAACGTTCGTTtctttaatatcaaataaaaacaaggaTCACACATCTACACTATACCACTCtaaaattgcaaataatttATCTAACATCTTTGATAAGGTGTAATGACACGGGGAATATGTTACGCCTCTCATAAACATAACATAAAAAGCGTTATAGAATGGATaatgtggtttcattaatatccaagggtatcaattttcgtggcaaaagtgaaaatcacactttGAGGATACGTATAtacgtggccaatgatcctatcaatacaaactgttagtaaaaattgcacttcaatgaacatttatttcatagataaacttaacaacgaaattcACGAAAactggtattcaacgaatattgatgaatcCACAGTATGCGATATgaaatggtaaaaaaatattacctcTCCTTAATTATAATAGAAGGTACTTGTATATGAagtaaatgttaaatatttatacttttggttcgaaaatacttattaaaaaaGACTTAACGTTACCCGCAAGTGTGGCTGTTTGTTTATCCGTCCGTTCATCAGTTCATCTTTACGTCATAGCTGTTatatgtagtgtagattaaTTGTTAACACAATGACTACCGAACCCATAATGTGGCCCATAGAAGGTTATAAcgataaactttaaaaacaaaaatctgtaATTATCTTCATCTCATAAACCAGAATGTTATAGATTGTATTATTTCTATGCAGGCATCCTCAGATAAAGCAGATAATGTTGATTCTACTTATTTAAACTATGATGATTCGGTCAATTATTAGTCCCCAGGAAGGAATttaagtttaacataaaaatagacAGGCGGATTTTAAGAgatatataaatttttcattaattcttaaaaaaacatttttaattttttaagttttccaaTTATATTGGTATTTCTATAAAGTCATTTTTAAAGTGTAGATTTCTAATTGTTTAAAACCATCACCTCATGTCAAATGAGGGGTTTGAAGCTCAAAGAAGAAATCCATAGGAAAAATGTGCAAAGATCTTACAATATCACTATATCTTATTTCAAAAGATGACAATAATAGCTATTGATTTACTTTTTTCTAaactaatttttataatttttttttcgtttatgtTTTGTTGAAAGAACgaataagtatttttttatgGTATGCAATGATGgcaatgggcctcttgttttgttttttttttggtcaaaattaattttgttttaaacccgtttttttttctattcagcTGTTATGCAGAAAAATATTGATCCAACACAAGGGCCTATCTTTGTTCAAATAACAGAAAATTGTTTGAAGTTTGTAACTCAGGTTAAGCCTAACAAATGACATTCAGTGACAATTTCATTGTTAATGATTGTCTATCAGACTAaactagaaaaataaaattcattaagattttaaaatgaaatcacATATCGAAATCAAGtccttttaaacaaaaatataattattcagTTTATTCTGATTTGTGCAACTTTCAAAAGTAAATGTAATATACAAAATGCATTTACTATTTTTAGTTAAAATGTCGATTTATTGTATTTTGTCTCTTATGTCATGTCAGCCAATAAAGATATTAAGATAAGCACccatgttttatttgttttgcataTTTTAATAACTTAATATTCCTTTGTAGTGATAATACATATTCCGGACAGTTCAATTCCTGACTGAGATCAAAAGCAAACAAGAGAACGCGATCGACTATTGAGTGACGGGGATCTGTTTCGCCGTTGTCTCTTTTTGAATTATGAAGACAGTTTGATACTATTATCTGATGTAGTTTAGAAAACAAATATTCGTTCATCTTAATAAAGATCAAATGATATCATCCATATGTTAATGTATGCAACGATAGTTATTTCAATAAAACGATAGAGACtaaatcgtaaaaaaaaaattagacacGCTCAACTGAAAAATGAACCAGTGTTAAAAAGCATGAAAAAAATAGcctcatctaaaaaaaaacaacaaattttggCTGTAGATAGCATAGACTTTAAGCTTTTTATAACTGttgtctttttctttcttttttgaatttataataCTTCTTTGTAACTGAACTTACAACATGGCacagttttgataaaaaaaaaatatacgacAAACGTCCTGCATGCATGTTCACGAAGCTATCTTAGGACTATGGTGCGTCCTAAGTACATCTTAGGATACGTCTTAGTCTTACGTCTGTTTCTTGAAGCTCTCCTAACTTTAGGAACCGCCATAATTTTGTCCTAACTTTAGGACATCACTTACCTTGTCTTAAGACCATCAAAAGGCTGTAAAACCACGTTTTTGGGAATATTGGGGCAGTTatgaagatttttcttaaagCCGGTcaaataaagcaatattttctaCAGTTCCAGCATTTCCGACAAACCTCAAATTTCCAATTCGGTAGGAAGAAGGGGTGCAGAGTCATTAATTCTATCATGtatgtattttagttttaacaaaattatgtgCAAAGAGACCctaacctccccccccccctttccccgTTGCTACATGCTACATTTTTTCGCAAATACTGTCTTTGTTTGGCGAATGAAAATCGgtcatttattttgaatatctacTATGTACACTAATTGAGTTACATTCTTTGTTCCgattatttttggaaatttttcaaatgtcctttgctaaaaagtaaattaacacTGGTTTATATAAGCCATGCGCGATCATtcctaatttttatcacttccttctaaaataaagaataatcgttaaaaaaatttgtaatgttgaataaactgtattaatgtattttcaAGATACATCacaacttatttcttatttaatatgttcgcgtattctatattttgcagattaatttatTGGTTGTGTTTGTACGTGTGTGTTTTTCTACGTTaaattttaggaaaaaaatgatttacactCGAAGAATGCACATGTGTTGTTTAAATTtagtatttgtaaattttaaaaaatgtataaattaaatttactgTTTTTAGTCATATTGTGTTATCTACCGACACATACACTTTTTCTctggcaaaatgtttaatgatttatCCCTACAAAAGTCTCTCAAATTCGATATGTATGgataaatgtgaaaaataagaatggttGTAGACGGTTAGGCTGTCCTAACTTAAGATGTGCCTAAGTTaccgtcgagctacatcttaagacGTGTCTTAAGTTGATTTTAGGATGTTCCTAACTTTTTTCCTAAATCATGTCTTAAGAACACACTtaggtcatatcttaggaaagtttcgtgaacatgcctgctgtTTTGTAAAGTGATAAAACTACACGAGAcgtaaatttgataaaaaaaaaatcaattcatctTGTAGACAATATaatcaatttatgaaaataccATAGAGCGTTGAAATACGTATAcgttaaagttaaaaatatatacagaaaTCAGTGCTGAAGGTCAATAGTACGGCAGTAGATTTAATTATGTCGTTgtcttcaaaatgttttttctgcAATCCGAAACTACATGAAGTAACGTTGAGTGTGTTCAAAGATTTACGGGACATATAACTAAGGATTCAGCCTTTAATTATATCGCTTGATAgcatattaataaataaaatgtttaaatattacaaGAATACGCTATTTGAACTTAATTACCATAGAGATAGATCTCGAATTttgatacattacagtctgtgtttcaatttgtttataaaaaaaaacttttatgccTTATACAAGCTATGCATTTTCATTATAATCTCGTGATACGCATATCTTTCTTTTCAGAATTATGACACGTGTTAAACTATCCGTAAAtgtctttaaaatgaaaatcttacaatgtatttcatttggagagagagagagagagagtcgcaTAAAGTTACTAATTAATACATACTAAAAGGTTTAAACAAAGACACGCCTGGATCTAGAGGGGTTTCGGGGATGTAAAAGTTCTCGAAAATACAAAATTTCTTGAAGCtacttggtccgattttatataaaattttgtatacgCTTTGAAACGAtagttatgctaagtatgtttATAacaatagacattgcagtagtttttccagtcaattcagccatatttcaatgaacaaTATGATGTAGacaattttcttacaaaataaATGACATTGAAAGAGTGTCGAATTATTTCTCCTCATATTATAAATCGCCCCGTACATCAAGGAGTGGATGATTGTATTACGCCTTTGAACATcgctttttttataattatagaaTCATATATAGGTAATGTTCTGGCAAATCAAAACTAAACCTTTGTACATGTTGTTCATTGTTATTTCTGAagattgttttgtttacaatcgatgcataagATCccggttgaataaccccaaacATTttggggacgaaaccaaacggtttcctttCCTAAACGTTCCTTTGATGCATTTTGGTATTTTGTTTGtatgtttgtttggtttttttttttgtttacccatatttcttaaattaactttaaatattctTAACGTTTGTAGGAGATCAATTCTTCTGGTGTTAATAGCAAAAGTTTTCAACTTTCTTAGATACCAGgaattggtttgtatggaaattTAATTGATACTGTTATTATGACAATTTTTTGTGTGAATGGGGTAAAATTGTCATAATGTACGGGATCTTGAAATCGCTGTTTAACCGAAGGAATCTGGACTGCTCATTGCTATGGGAAGTGGCGTCCTACCCGCTCTGGGGTGTTAATTCTTTACCCAAGCTCTGAATGTCACAgttcatattaatttatttatttaatgttcatCAGCGCGCATTGCTGATAGAACGCATTGCTGTATGTATGAATGAGTGCATGTGTGAATGTTGTGATAAGTCACGTGGTTTTTCCATTTTTAGGATTTAGtgaccaggtacatgtatataagtctTATTGACCAATGACAGACGACTTTTAGCTCATTAATATGCATGTTTTACTAACTTCGTTCACTATATAAGCGCAAGTCCCGCCAAATCCAGTACCCACAGATTCTACCCTTTACGGCGCTAGTATCATTTACTGTTATATTCCATTCCTGATCTTCAAAGATccagttatttatttattatttaaagtcCTGGATACCTGGTAAGATCACTGTTAAACATATTATTGTAACATCATATTCAGTGATATTGTCGGAAAATCACCGGTATTATAATTGGGAAAACCATTGtgtttgtaatttaatttaatatgtagtacatgtaattgtcttTCGTTAACGTGTGTGTGTTGTGTTGTGAATGTGTTTTCTGTGTTTTCTAGGTTTCTTtgcatatattatataaaagcAAAGTACGAATCCAAGTCTTTGATCGTTATTTATTTAACGACCCTGTGACAATGGCGCCCACGTTGGGACCAAATGCCAACTTTGCATGATATGTCAGAACTTGGACTGAATGTTCAATGTGCCAATGGCAGTTTGCTACCTTACAGTGGTCATGTAGAGTTAGAAATTTGTGTACCCTGTTTTGGTAACTCATCTTATGCTATACCTGCTCTTGTAGTTCCTCAGACtaattattcaaaaattgtGCCTGTTATTGTAGGAACTTATTTCATTCGTATTTGCAGGAATACTTATGAACAGACATTAGATGAAGATGTCCCAGATGAGTGGAGAGTAGCATTTAACAGCTTGAAAAATGAAAGGCCAGTGAAGACAACGAACAAGTATGCCATCCAGATAGCACCAAATGAAACCAAAGTCAtaagaggtacatgtatagtaaGAAATGTCAGAAACATTGAATCAGCTGTGACTGAACAAGTCAATACTTCTCTCTCAGGTGGTCTTGTTATTAATCCAAGAGTTGTTTCCCTTACCAAGTGTAAGAATACTGTTGCCATACCTGTTAGAGTGTATAATATATCTGCTTCCATTGTACATGTTCCTCCTAGATCACTTTTATGTGCATTACATGAGGTTAAAGTCATTGATACTTGGAACCCAGACTC
This genomic window from Crassostrea angulata isolate pt1a10 chromosome 8, ASM2561291v2, whole genome shotgun sequence contains:
- the LOC128157953 gene encoding uncharacterized protein LOC128157953 translates to MSLVNIVQMIEKKKQIGTPQSYWGSKDNRQNEVEKSLVFNNCLTKAALEVSHEKVKHLKTDPEDKNDSVVRKHDDISSKDLQEDMDINSNKDESDDETDDTDYFDSEDEYWSNLGNKNIDDNPTICPYCISYHLPRSVNETKGCYYEEVYDLSPWCTPAILKFAKDNDFEIKDVYGDGNCLFRAVADQFMINGCPGHTEVSLRETAIEHLENSPSKYGVHVSSFLSGETWEDYLKRMKKPGEWGDHIILQALADVFLLHISVYSFIKEDIRRTDITTEQILPVTSRFCIALGHNLRYLEC